In a single window of the Fusarium falciforme chromosome 3, complete sequence genome:
- a CDS encoding NmrA domain-containing protein produces the protein MFDDNKLIRKLLREQHDIDWTVVSTGLFMSYLFLPSFGVIDAKKRVVRALGSWENKTTITLRDDIGKMVAEVVYAPSKEGSDHMVYLSGDTITYSRLADLVKEHFKAEFMRELWSIPKLEDDLEKDPGKLWKKYRVVFATGHGVFWGKEESFDSRGKFP, from the coding sequence ATGTTCGACGACAATAAGCTCATTCGGAAGCTGTTGCGGGAGCAGCATGATATTGATTGGACCGTGGTTTCGACCGGGCTGTTCATGTCGTACCTGTTTCTCCCGTCGTTCGGCGTTATCGATGCCAAGAAGAGAGTGGTGAGGGCCTTGGGAAGTTGGGAGAACAAAACCACAATCACTCTACGCGATGACATCGGCAAGATGGTCGCCGAGGTGGTTTATGCACCTTCGAAGGAGGGTTCGGACCACATGGTCTACCTGAGTGGGGATACCATCACATACAGCAGGCTTGCTGACCTGGTCAAGGAGCACTTCAAAGCCGAGTTCATGAGGGAGTTGTGGTCCATCCCGAAGCTGGAGGATGATCTAGAAAAGGATCCCGGCAAACTCTGGAAAAAGTACAGAGTGGTGTTTGCTACTGGTCATGGTGTCTTTtggggaaaagaagagagctTCGACTCGAGAGGCAAATTCCCCTGA